One part of the Schistocerca piceifrons isolate TAMUIC-IGC-003096 chromosome 2, iqSchPice1.1, whole genome shotgun sequence genome encodes these proteins:
- the LOC124777271 gene encoding uncharacterized protein LOC124777271: MMAVLYKVAIILTIASVSIGHDHKHHMCPPPFGMKSFDADKFQGDWYLVSQYMNVPFGPEEKMCLQLNYNPSWSGEEPEVELTVKIKKETEQTNMEMRCVPAGPPGPPGKGSAVSVCVLMMNETEWYPTLQHQILSTDYTSYAVTQMCLVFYDPRDDEFRRIFFVDVLSRQPSMPKEELQLLKSIASGGDADIDKFRDAENVGC, from the exons ATGATGGCCGTGTTGTACAAGGTAGCGATTATTCTCACCATAGCGTCCGTGTCTATCGGGCACGACCACAAACATCACATGTGTCCGCCACCATTTGGGATGAAATCATTTGATGCCGACAAG TTCCAGGGTGACTGGTACCTGGTGTCTCAATATATGAATGTACCATTCGGGCCGGAAGAAAAGATGTGTCTACAATTGAACTACAATCCTTCCTGGAGCGGTGAAGAGCCTGAAGTGGAacttacagtgaaaataaaaaaggaaactgaACAGACGAACATGGAGATGCGGTGTGTTCCTGCTGGACCCCCCGGGCCGCCTGGAAAGGGAAGTGCGGTATCAGTGTGTGTTCTCATGATGAACGAGACCGAATGGTACC CAACACTGCAGCACCAGATACTGTCCACTGACTACACCAGCTACGCAGTGACGCAAATGTGCCTCGTGTTTTACGACCCGCGCGACGACGAATTTCGGCGAATTTTCTTCGTCGATGTGCTGTCTCGTCAGCCGTCGATGCCCAAAGAAGAGCTGCAGCTTCTAAAGTCGATCGCCAGCGGTGGTGACGCAGATATTGACAAGTTTAGAGACGCCGAAAATGTTGGCTGCTAA